TTCGATTCGGAGCGTTGCGGGTCGACGGCATTCAGTTCCGACAATTGTTGGCGCGCGCTTTGTTTTTGCGCTTCCAATTGCGCCATCGCATCGGCCTTGAGTTTTTGCATCCGTTCGTGCAATTCGGGCATATGCTCCGGATCCGCGGGAAATGGCGGGCCTACAAACTCAGGGACCAGCGCATTGAGCTCGTTGCGTTCACTGTCCGGTAAGTGCGCGCCATGTTTATCCAGAAATGCACGGATCTGCGCTCTCTTGCGCTGCTCTAATTTATGCGCGTTGTCCAGGAATGGGCTTTGCAACTGGGGCTTTGTATCCAGCCAGTCTCCCATGATGGACTTGGGAACCAGGTCGCGATCACGCAAGGTATACAGCGCCCGTTTCCATGTCATTGCGCTGGTCAAAAATCTCGCGGTAATAGGACTTGGTTTTTGGCTGGTCCGGCAGTTCCATGGCCGGCAGTATGGCCAACGCGTCTTCCGCGTAGGACTGTGCAACGGGCAACGCGCCATGATACATCAGAATAGCGTGCCGGATATTCGGCAAGAACCATACTGTGGTCGGCCTCAGGTCGACCTCCAGGAACGCTTCGTGTTCCGGTTCACTGGCGCTGGAAATTTTCTGCAATACGAAGCATCTTGCCTTCCAGTCAGGCAGGTTGCCGCTCCAGCAATGTTGTTCGGGATGCATATTCCATATGCGAAACGATGAGCCTAAAGGCAAGCGATCGCGATCTGGCCAGCGCTGATCGGGTTCGGCTGCGTTGAACAGCCGAGGGTCCATATCGGGGAAGAATGCATTTATGTCGTTTTGCATCCATTCCTGGCTGAACGTACCTACCTGCGAGTAACGGCGTGGGCGTGTCAAAAGGACCGGGCCGAAAGAGGCAGGAAGTATGACCTGATCCTGTCGCTGCATGGTGCTGGTGGGCGCCTCTACGTTGGGTAAGCGCCGCACCCAACTGCCATTGATCCACTCCCGATCGCGACCCTTGCCGCCCGGGTTTTCGGCAAAATCCGCACCCCCATATGCATGGCTCCAACTGACAGGCATTTCATCGAATGCTTGCGGTGAGGTCATGGTACCGTCCAGCCAGTAGCGCTCGCCGGAAACCAGCAAACTTTTTTCCAGTTTGTCTACCTGTACCCGTATCGCGCAGCGCGTTTTATCCTGCTGATGCGCGGTATACGCCTTGCCGCTGACAAGAAATTCCGGTACAGGTTTTGGCAGGACGAGATCCAGAATACCTTCGCAATCCATATCCTGCAAAAGGTGGGTGGTCAGTTCGGCATCGGGCACGAGTTTCGGGGATTCGCCGTTGAAATCCACCAGCGCATAAACGACGATACCTAGATGGCTTTTTTCATGTAACCCGAACGGGCGGGTCAAGACACCCAGTCGCAGAGGTTTGACTGTTTTCATTGTTGCTTATCGAACCACGTACGTGGGGATCAACTCATGTGAATTTGATCGCCGTTGATTTTCATGACTTCCTGCGCGGTCAGCGTGGTATAGCCACCATGTACTCGGGTCAGTTTCTCTGCTTCGTAGTCGATGGTCTGCGCCCTTACGTGATCGACTTCCTTGACATGTCGGAAACAAAGGCGTGCCACGCTTTTGAAGCTGTCCGACATCAGTCCGATCACATTCGAAAACAAGTTAGTGCTACCGAGGACAGCGTCGAGTTTCTTTCCAAGATAGTTCATTTGGCCTATCTTCATGATTGCCGAATCGTTTTCCTGCTCATGGTTTGGGGAAGTCAGCTTTACCGCCTGATCGCTGTGGATATGTGTCAGCATGGCTGAATGCACTTTCACGGTACCCGCTTCGCTGCGGATCGTCATATCTCCTGTTACCGAGAGTGTGACCGTCGTGTTTTCAGGGCGCGCGATGATGGCGAGCAGAAAAACGCGATCGCGATCCGGGCCGCTGACCAGGACTTCATCCCCGATTTGCGGTTCGACCAGACAACTGAGCGCCCGGGCGCAGTGCCAGTTGGCGCCATCGCACTGCACGGTACAAATGCCATTATCAATACTGAGGACGTGGCCCACGAGCTGTATCGGGTCGTAAGCCGGTAGTTGGGGACGGGTCACCAGCATCAATTGATTCCTGTTCGGGTAAATGGATAATCTCGTCTATTGTCGCAAAGCATTGCGACACCGATATGACAGTTTGATTTCACCATGCTTGTTGTTGTTCTTCACGAATGAATCGAGATAAAAAGCCCCAGTCCTGTTGCGAGGACTGCGGATCCAGTCCCAGTCGTAATTCGCGTCCATCGTCCAGAAATAGCACCGGCACCGCCTTGCCCTCCTGCAGGTCACGCAACTGGAGTGTGGAAACGGGTTCGGTGATTTTGTATTGTCGATGCTGCGCTTGCGGGTCGGACAAGATCAGGCGCAATACCGGCTTGCTGTTAATGACATGATGCGTGTCCTGTATGCTAACCAGCAGCAAGCTGCGCATTTCGCTATTTTCCAGTACACGGGTGTTGCGCGTATTGTTCAGTTGCAGAGCGCGGTGCGATGCGCGTAATCCCAGACCAAACAAAAGCGCTGCCAGTACAAGCGGCGCGCACAGGAGCAGGATGGGCGCGTAAACGGATTCCCCCGGATGAACGAGAACCGGATACATGCTTAGCAGGGAAAACGGGATTGCTGCGATGCCCAGCCAGATCATCCTGCTGGCGCGATACTGTAAACGTTCGATATGCGGTTTTTCGTCTGTCTTGTTCATTTGCGGGTCAGCTGATTCTCGGGTGAGGTTTCTCGCGCGAGTAGCGGAGCTGGTTTTTTTAGACTAGAAATAACCCACTAAAATGACATCATGAAGACAATACTTATTTTTTACATTTTGCAAAATTTTAGGGTTCGGGCGGGCCAGGGGACGATGTGTCCGTGCCCGATCCGAGCCGCGTGGTGAACTCGCGTGCCACAGGATGCCGGTCGTTATGACGTATTCCTCCCCTGAAGTTGTCGTATCAGCCTTATTTTCGGCCCAGCGCTTTATGCGCATACTATGGCTGTAGACGACAGTGTCTGTCGCTCACGAACTAACGGAGAATACACATGAAATATGTCGATGGTTTTGTTGCTGCGGTGCCGACTGCCAACCGCGAAGCGTACATTAAGCATGCCTCAGAGGCTGCAGAGGTTTTCAAGGAACTGGGCGCGTTAAGTGTTGTCGAGTGCTGGGGCGATGAGGTGCCGGACGGCAAAGTCACCTCTTTTCCCATGGCGGTGCAATGCAAGCCGGATGAAACCGTGGTGTTTGCCTGGATTACGTGGCCTTCCAAAGAGGTACATGACGAGGGCATGAAGAAAATGATGGAAGATCCGCGGATGCAGCCAGACGTGAATCCTATGCCTTTCGATGGCAAACGTTTGATATTCGGCGGATTTGTTCCGGTTGTTAACGTGTAGGTTTGCCAGGCGCGTCGGTATGGCGCGCTGCAATGGTCCTCTTTGCCGTTGCTGCCTCCATGCAATAGCGCGGCCCGGCAAGGCCCATCGCGATATCATCAGAAACCGGCACGGTGCGATTGCGCTGTGGTCGGTTTTCTGCCCGTAATCGCCCCCGCTATGTGACACAGCGGCGGGTAGCCTATAAAATACCAGATACTTAATCCTGCCTGGTGTCTGCGTTTCTGCCAATGGTTGGTCATGCAGCGCAATCGGGCAATCTGTCTGGATATTGCATTATGAGAAAAACCCTGTTGTTGCTTGCCGGCTCATGCTCGCTGCTGGCTGCATGCGCCGCTCCGCCGGTTGTAGCTCCGTTGACCGAATCACAATTGCAATCGATGAGCTGCCGGCAGATCGGACGCGAAACCGATAAACTGAATCTGCAGGTAGATCAATTGCGCGGCAACGACGCTGTATTCGGACCGGACGAGAGCCAGAAGCAGGCCGCCATCTCTGCAGCGGAGTTCCGCCTGCAGCAATTACGAACGCAAAGTGTCAGAAAGCTTTGCACGTTCGGCTAAAAACAGGATAGTCATGTTTAAAAATACGGCAGGGCGCGCGATAGGTATCATGGCGCTGGGGTTGATCGCAGCATGTTCAACCGGCACTGATCATTCAAAAAATGCAGAATGCGGACGCATCAATTCACGCATCATGATGGCGCCGGCGCTGGAGCAGGGGACAATTTCCTGTCCCGCAACAGTGCGGACCAGCGTGCCGATGCGCATCGCGAAAGAGCGCGTCGCATGGGCTGCGACTGATTGCAGACCCGGCATCGTCCACCATGGGGCGGCGGCCACAGCCATTACAGCATAGCACAGCGTGAGGCCAGCCGCAGCCTGCTGAACCGGAGCCTCAGAGATGAACCCACAGGACAAAAACGGCAAACTTGATTACATCGAGTTCACCGTCAGTGACATTGCCCGCAGCTGCAAATTCTATGCGAGTGCCTTTGGCTGGTCCTTCAAGGACTATGGGCCGCATTACTGTGAATTTACCGACGGGCGCTTTACCGGGGGCTTTGCTCAGGGCGAGCCGGTAAGCCCAGGCGGTGCGCTGGTCATTCTATATGCAGATAATCTGGCGCATATGCAGGCGCGCATCGAGCGTGCAGGGGGGCGGATTATCAAACCCGTCTTCGCATTTCCTGGCGGTCGGCGCTTTCACTTTGCCGACCCGGATGGCCATGAGCTTGCTGTGTGGTCAGATCAACAGGATTAAGCCTGTACTGATTGTTTCTGTTTCCTGACCAGGTCCACACCCTGGTTGGCCAGGGCATCTGCCCGTTCGTTGCCCGGGTCGCCGGCATGGCCTTTGACCCACTTCCAGGTGACATCATGCCTGGCAACCTGTTCATTGAGCAACAGCCACAAATCGACGTTTTTTACCGGTTTTTTATCGGCCGTCTTCCAGTTGCGCGCCTGCCAGCCCGCCATCCATTCGCAGATTCCCTTTTGTACGTATTGTGAGTCCACATGCAGGGTGACGTTGCAACTGCGTTTGAGTGCCCGCAAGGCTTCGACGACGGCCATCATTTCCATGCGATTGTTGGTGGTTTGCGCCTCGCCGCCGAAAAGGGTTTTTTCATGCGGCCCCTGGCGCAGCAGTACGCCCCAGCCGCCGGGGCCGGGGTTGCCCTTGCAGGCGCCGTCTGTCCAGATATTGACTTGTGGTTTATCCATGAGGTTCTTTAAAAAGCTGACGTACATCGCGGCGGGATATGGCGGCTTCGCCGCGGGCGAATTTTTTCTTTTTCTTGCCTTTCCAGGAGGGGCCGATCAGCGTCATTCCGTGGGCACGCTTGACTGCGGCCAGCAAGTATACGGCGCCTGCGACGGGCCACCATCGATCGCCTGCCTGGTTCATGAAATTCCACCGGTTCAGCCACCGCTCCGTATGGCAGGCGGGAGTGTAACAGCCAAAGTAGCCCCGGTCTACCTCGAATGACAGCAGTTTCATCCAATCTTTCAGACGCGTGACCGATACCTGGCGCGAGGCGGCCACCGGCATCCACGGCTTGCGCAGCGGCATGCGCGAGCGCAGGCCCCACAGGCTCCAGGGATTGAATCCGGAGATAATCAGACGGCCTTCGTGTACCAATACCCGCTCGGCTTCACGCAGGACCAGATGCGGGTTGTCGGCGCATTCCAGAATATGAGGCAGGATCAGCAAATCGATGGAATTGGAGGCCAGCGGAAGGGCGTCCAGCTGCGCCTGGACAAATCGGGTATTGGGGTAGTGGGTGCAATTGTTAAAGCTGTCATCTGTCAGAATGATTTTGGTGCGCATTCTGTTATGATGCAAAAAATTCCAGTCAGGCAGACCGACCTGGACCGCGTTGAATCCAAAAGAGTCGGCCACAATCTGATCAAATTTTGATGATTCCCATTGTATGACGCGCTGGCCAGGGTCTGTATTGAACCAATCTGCCAGATTGATGATTCGCGAATGGATTTGTTTCACTGATTCCTCGGTATAAATGCGGCGCCTTAAGTAAAGAGACTATCTGATGACTATAAAAATCTGGCCGATCAGCGCGTTCAGCGACAATTATATCTGGGCAATTGTACAGGCTGATCAGGCGGTTGTCGTTGATCCTGGTGACGCGGCCCCGGTGCTGGCTTACCTGCGCGATCAAGGGTTAACCCTGAGCAATATTCTCCTTACCCATCATCATGCCGATCATGTCGGCGGCGTAGCCGAGCTGGTCCAACGTACCGGCGCCACGGTTTATGGCCCGCCGGGCCCCGATATTCCCTGTCGCGATGTCCAGCTCAGGGAAGGAGATCAGGTCAATCTGGGTATATTTGGGCAGTTTACCGTTTTGGAAGTTCCGGGCCATACGCTGGATCATATTGCCTACTTCGGGCAGGTCGATGAGCGAAATGTGCTGTTCTGCGGCGACACGCTGTTCGCGACAGGCTGTGGCAGGCTATTTGAAGGAAATTCTAGACAAATGCAACAAAGCCTTGATAAATTTAGAAAATTGCCTCACAATACGTCCGTCTATTGTGCTCACGAATACACCTTGGGCAACATCCGCTGGGCACGTACCGTCGATCCGCACAACCCTGATCTGGAGCAATGGCAGCGCGAAGCAGAAACATTGCGCAACAACAATCAGGCTACCGTTCCAACATCGCTGGAACACGAACTCAAAACCAATCCTTTCATGCGAACGGATGAACCGGTTGTCATAACAGCAGCCGAACAGCATGTTGGTCATTCTTTGGACCACCCCGAGAATGTGCTTGAAGTATTACGTGAGTGGAAAAACCAATTCTGAGACTGCCAAGATGAACTTAGTACGATTTTTTCTGGTGGGTTGTGTCGTCGCGCTGACCGGCTGCGCTTCTTCCGGCGGGGGCAAATACAGCGAGACGGTCAACTACCACGGCCCCAATCGCGATGTCTGGGACCGCGTGCGCAAAGGGTTCGATATGCCCACCCTGCAGGATGAAAAAGTCGCTTACTGGACCAATTACTACGCTGCCCGCCCGGGTTCAGTCCAGACCATGGCGTCCCGCTCCGGCAAGTATATCTATCACATTACCAAAGAGCTCGAAAAACGCAATATGCCCACCGAACTGGCCTTGTTGCCGTTTGTAGAGAGTGCATACAATGCCACGGCATTGTCCCGCTCACGGGCGGCAGGACTGTGGCAGTTCATTCCCAGTACTGGTACGCACTACAAGCTGAAACAGGACTGGTGGAAAGACGATCGTCGCGATCCGGTGGAATCGACGCGCGCGGCGCTCGATTATCTGTCTTATCTTTATACCTTCCAGGGTAACGACTGGCATTTGGCGCTGGCTTCGTACAACTGGGGTGAGGGTGCCGTCAAGCGCGCCAGAGCCCGGGCCGGTGGCGGTGGCTATCTGGACCTGAGGATGCCTTCGGAAACCCGTAATTACGTACCCAAGCTGATGGCCATCCGCAATATTGTGGCCAATCCGGCCAAGTATGGCATCACGTTGCCAGCCATTCCGGACAAACCGTATTTCGAGAAAGTGCGGCGCACCAAGGATATTGACGTGGCAGTGATGGCGCGGCTGGCTGGTATTTCCGTGACCGATTTCAAGGAACTGAACCCATCGTTCAATCGTCCGACGCTATTGGCACAGCATGACCCCAATATTCTTCTGCCGGTTTCGGCAGTAAAAACCTACAAGAAGAACCTGGCCAATTACACAGGTCCGCTGGCTACCTATAAAGGTTACCAGCCGGCACCGGGTGAATCGCTGGCGTCCATCGCCCAGGCGCATGGCATTTCTCTGAGCAAGCTCAAATCGCTCAACGGCTATTCGTCGCGCCAGAGCGTTGCACTATCCTCAAGGACACTGATGTTGCCGGTACAGCGTGATTTTGACACCGACTCCATTGTTCCTCGCGGCCTGCCGCCAACGGCGCCTGATGGCAACCGACGCGATTCCGACAGCATGCTGGCAGACAATACGTCGCCACCCGTATCACCGGCCGCGCCCACTCCTGTGGTCGAGCCGCGCGCTTATGCAGCCAATGCGCCCACATCGACACTACGCCAGACATCCGGTGCTTCGGCTGGCGTACGCCAGGTAGCAAGCAATACACGCAATACATCCGGGGCGACACCGCGCGCGGTCGTATGGGACACGGGCGGCAATCAGCCTGCGCCGCGTAACGCGCCTGCTGCGACTGACGATCCGCTGGCCGCGCTGGTTGCCCAGAACGAGGCCGGCACGCCTTCCGTCAATCGTGAATCATTACGTTATGTTGCCCAGGCTGCGCCAGCAGGATATCAGGGTGCAGTACGTCCGGCTACCGCCACAGTGCGCGCGCCAGCGCTGGCCCAGCAGGCTGCACCGGCAGTTCGCGCAGCTGCCTACCGTCCCCGTGCAGCAACGACAGCACGACCACCCGAGCACTTTGTCACACAGGGCGAAACCCTATACTCGCTGGCTAAACGCTACGGTACAACGGTTGACGATCTGAAGGCACTGAACAATATCGGTGCCGAGGGACTCAAGGCGGGCTTGCGTCTGAGACTGCCAGGAACGGCAATCCGCGGTTAATTGCCGGGAACCCACGCGACTAAATCTTCCCGAATCACTGCGCAATGCCTTTGCATTGCGCATTTTTTTTATAATGGCCATCATTGAAAAACAATTAGGACAGCAAATGGGCTTTCTTGCAAATAAACGAATACTGGTCACGGGCGTCATTTCGAACCGTTCAATCGCCTATGGCATTGCCACCGCTTGCAAAGCGCAAGGAGCTGAACTGGCTTTCACCTACGTCGGAGACCGTTTCAAGGACCGCGTGACTGAATTTGCCGCTGATTTCGGCAGTGCCATTGTGATTCCCTGTGATGTGGCTGAAGACGCGCAGATTGACGCCGCTTTTGAGCAGCTGGCGCAGCACTGGGATGGGCTTGACGGGCTGGTGCATTCCATCGGCTTTGCGCCTCGCGAAGCGATTGCCGGCAACTTCCTGGACGGGCTGTCCCGCGAAGGCTTCCGTATTGCCCATGATATTTCGGCGTACAGCTTTCCTGCCATGACCAAGGCTGCATTGCCATTGCTCAAGCGCGCCGGGGATCGGTGCTGACACTGACCTATCTGGGTGCGGAAAAAGCCATACCTAATTACAACACCATGGGTCTGGCAAAGGCGTCTCTGGAAGCCAGTGTTCGCTATCTGGCCACCGCCCTGGGCGCCGAAGGCCTGCGCGCCAACGGCATTTCCGCCGGCCCGATCAAAACGCTTGCTGCCAGCGGCATCAAGGATTTTTCTTCCATCCTCAATTTTGTCTCGGCTCACGCACCGCTCAAGCGCAATGTCACCATTGAAGATGTGGGCAATACGGCAGCGTTCCTGCTGTCGGACCTGGCTGCGGGTATCACGGGTGAAATTGTGCATGTAGATGCCGGATTCTCCACCGTCGTACCAGGCATGTCTTAAGGATTGAACCATGCGACAAATTATTCTCGATACAGAGACAACCGGCTTTGACCCGGCAGAAGGCGACCGGATCGTCGAGCTCGGGTGCGTGGAACTGATTGATCGTCAGTTCACCGGGAATAATCTGCATATTTATTTCAATCCCGACCGGGACAGTTCGCCCGGCGCGCTTGAGGTGCACGGGCTGACCACCGAATTTCTGTCACAGTTCAATCGGTTTGAAGACGAAGCGACACGGATTTTCGAGTACCTGAAAGGGACCGAAATCTATATTCATAATGCCTCATTTGATGTCAAGTTCCTGAATGCGGAATTTGCACGGGTAGGCATGCCGTCTATCGACAAAACTGCCGCCGCGATCCACGATACGCTGGCCATGGCGCGTGAACAGTACCCGGGCAAGCGCAACAGTCTGGATATGCTGTGCGAGCGACTGGGTATTTCGAACGCGCACCGTACTTTGCACGGCGCCTTGCTGGATGCCGAGTTGCTGGCCGAAGTGTGGCTGGCCATGACCCGGGGCCAGTTTGGCCTGGTCATGGAGCACAGCGATCAGCCGCGCCAGCAGGAAGGTCAGCCGGTGGTGGCGCAATTTGATGCGACGGTCCTGCGCATCGAAGTGGCGACGGAGGCTGAACTGGCCGAGCACGCGGCCTATCTGGACGGACTGGACCAGGCTGCGGGTGGCCTCAGTTTGTGGCGCAAGCTGACCGAGCCTGCCCCTGCCGCCTGACTCTCCCTTTTTGTAAGCGCCCTTGCAATGCCTTGGCCATCGTGCGTAGCACCGGCCAGAGTTCCTGGGTGCGAAGCCGCTCGCTGCTCGTTTCCTCTCTGTCGTTTCCGCTCTTGTCTGGCACCTGCCGGTTGCCTCTTATCTTTCGTATCCCTTCTCTTGCTCCCTGCCCGTTGCCCTATGCGTTTTGTCTCTGATCGTAGCCACTAGCGGCGCTCGCCGATTTCACGGAAATTTAACGCCTGCTGCAATATAGTCTGGTTTTATCCGCTTTTAGTATCAGGATGAGCGTGTATTCCAGACATCAAGATAGGCGGCATTGTCCGCAAGAGTGCAATAAGCGGGCGCTGGCCGGCGGTACGCCTGCTGCGCAGACCGCTATGGCAAAGGCACGCAGGGCGGCAGAGGCGTCGGTCAGTTGTGTGATTCCCGCCTTGAATGAGGCACGCAGTCTGGCCATCCTGTTGCCCATGCTGACCGTATTGCTGCGTGATGCCTTTGCCAGCTGGGAAATTATCGTGGTTGACGATGGCAGCACGGACGATACCCCGGCTTTTATGAGCGAGGTCTGTCAGCGCGAAGATCGGGTGCGCTATTTGCAGTTGTCACGCAATTTTGGCAAAGAGGCCGCATTGTCCGCCGGGCTGGAGCTGGCCGTGGGGCAGGTTGTTGTCACGCTGGATGCAGACCTGCAGCATCCGCCTGCGCTGATTGCCCGAATGGTTGTGCACTGGGAGCAGGGCGCCGATATGGTCTATGCGGTGCGCGAGGCGCGCGCCGATGAGCGGCTGCTCAAGCGCATCGGCACGCGGATATTCTATTTCCTGATGAAAGGCACCGGCAAGATTCGGATTGAGCCCGATGCCTGTGATTTCCGTCTGATGGACCGCAAGGTGGTGCAGGCCTTGTGCCAGTTGCCCGAGCGCACGCGTTTTATGAAGGGCCTGTATGCCTGGGTCGGTTTTCGTACGCAAGCTGTTTATTACCAGCCAGATGAACGACGCTTTGGCACATCCCGGTTCAATCTGTTTCGTCTTGTTGGTCATGGCCTGCAGGGGCTGACTGCATTTACAACGTGGCCGTTGCGCATGGCCATGTTCGGCGGTATGCTGCTGGCCGGTTTGGCGCTCTTGTATGGTCTGTATGTCATATTTGAATATGTAATGGTGGGCAACCCGGTGCGGGGCTATTCCACGCTGATTGTGGCCGAGAGTTTCTTTGCGGGCATCATTCTGATTTCGGTTGGCATGGTGGGCGAGTATGTGGCGCATATCTACGAAGAAGTCAAACGCAGGCCGCTTTTCATTGTGAGCAAACAAATGGGACAGGGGCTCTCCCAGGGTTCCCCGCGCTTGCTGGACGTTCGCCGCAAGACTGCAAAGCAACTGCCGGAGCCGGACATGTATCCGATGGTTTATGACATTCGTATTGTCTGTTAGGATGGCGTATCGGCAATCGATCATCTGACACCACAAGCCGGGACAGGAAGCCAAAATGGCACGCAAGAAGAAACAGATCACACTCTGCGCTGATGATTTCGGTTTGAATGAGAATATCAATCTTGCGGTATGTGAGCTTGCCGCAGCACACCGGATCAGCGCTACCAGTTGCCTGACCCAGGCCGGCGCATGGCCTTCCGGCGCACAAAGACTGCGCAGCCTGGATATCGATATTGGCTTGCATATTAACCTTACTGAAAAGCTCGGGCCGGATAATGATTTTCATCGGCCGCTGTCGCGACTTATTATGAATGCATGGCTGCGTCAGCTGGATCCCGCTGTCCTGGCGCGTTCAATTGAACACCAATGCGATCTTTTTGAGCAACACGCAAAGCGTACGCCGGATTTCTTTGACGGTCACCAGCACGTACACCAGTTTCCGCAGATTCGCGACGCGCTGATGGAGGTGCTGATTCGGCGTTACGATTGTGATGATTTCTGGGTGCGTTCGACGGCGATGCGCAATGCTTCACTGGCCCGGGGGCTGCAATGGAAAGCGCGGTTGATCGCGCTGCTGGGCAGCAGTGCGCTGCGCCGACGCCTGCAACGGATTGATTTTCCCTACAACGAAGATTTTGCAGGCGTGTACGCGCTGACTGGCGGCAGCGCCCGTTTCGAGCGGCATATGCAGGCGTGGCTGGCAGCGGCGGGCGAGCGAATTGTCATCATGTGCCATCCGGCCGATGGCATTGACCCGACCGATGTCATCGGTGCCCAGCGCGCTGCTGAATTTGCATTTCTCAAAAGCGATGCGTTTGCGGATTTACTCGCCACGCACTACTGCCGTCTCGTTCGTTATCCGACATGAGCCCAGGAGAGGTGGCGCATACGGGGCGTGGCCTGAACCGGGATCGTGCCGCGACAGCGTAACCTGTCACGGTGATGGGTTGCTGCAAGACGTGACTGATTACTGATCAGGCACGTCATTGGTCAAATGGACAGGCGTGACGGTATGGAACGCTAATCGGTGTGTGAAGGTGCTGCGGTGCTGATATTATCAGGCAGGGTTTGAGCGCCGCCGGACAGGGGGCGCTGCATCAGAACGGTATCGACCCATTGACCGTGCTTGAAACCTGTCGCGGGAAGGGTGCCGATCATTTCAAAACCGGCCTTGCGATGCACGCCGATGGAGGCCGTATTCGCGCTATTGCCGATCACGGCGATCATCTGGCGCCACGGACCGGCTTCGCACAGCCGGATCAACTCGGCCAGCAATAAGGATCCCGCACCCATGCGTCCCAGATCATGGCGCAGATAAATGGCGTTTTCTACAGTATAGCGATAGGCCACGCGCGGGCGAAACGATGATGCATAGGCATAACCGATAATTTCGCCGTCTTTTTCCGCCACAATATAGGGATAACCCTGTGTGGTGATATGGACAAATCGCTCAAGCATCTGCTCACGATCGGGTACGGTTTCTTCGAAGGTGGCGATGCCATGCAGCACATGCCAGGCATAAATTTGCGCAATTGCTGATATGTCCTGAGCGGTTGCAGGACGAACGCGGCAGAAATCGGTCATTTACTGTTTTAAATCAGATCGTGGTGAAATTACTGATGCTATTTTATAGAGATTAGGGTAAATTTGTATCAGATGCTGCGTTAAACTGGCATAAAATAATTTGGGCCGCTGTCCAATCTGCTCCGCTGCTCCACGGTATTACAACTGTGATAAGGTGGCAGACGACAGTTCAGGCGATCTTCAATCACGGTGCCCCAGGCATCAAACTGTCGGTGCCGGTTCCGGTTCGCTGTCTATGCGGCTGCGTTACTGCCCCGACACCCTGTGAGGACATATGTCAACACCCATTACCCCGTTAAGTGACTCGCTGGCGGTAGCCCCCAATTGGCGCAGAAGACATGGCGGCTGTCAAGCAGCGGGCTACCAAAGCGTCATTATTAACCGCCCCGACTACGAAGGCGGCGAATCGCAGCCGGCTTCGGCCGATGTCATCAAGGCGGGCGAACAGGCCGGTCTGACGGTGGTTTACCAGCCCGTCGTCAGTGGCGCCATTACCCCCGAGGACGTCAAGGCTTTCCGTCAATACCTCGACACCTTACCCGCGCCGGTTCTGGCGTACTGTCGCTCGGGTACGCGTTGCACGCATCTTTACAATGCGGCCAAACAGGAAACATCGCAGTCTTAAGGAGTCCCACCATGTTCAATAAAATTCTACTTCCTATCGACGGTTCGGACATTTCTGCACGGGCAGCCAATTCAGGCATTTGCTTTGCACGGCAGAACAGCGCCGAGGTAATCGCC
Above is a window of Advenella kashmirensis WT001 DNA encoding:
- a CDS encoding DUF2169 family type VI secretion system accessory protein, producing the protein MKTVKPLRLGVLTRPFGLHEKSHLGIVVYALVDFNGESPKLVPDAELTTHLLQDMDCEGILDLVLPKPVPEFLVSGKAYTAHQQDKTRCAIRVQVDKLEKSLLVSGERYWLDGTMTSPQAFDEMPVSWSHAYGGADFAENPGGKGRDREWINGSWVRRLPNVEAPTSTMQRQDQVILPASFGPVLLTRPRRYSQVGTFSQEWMQNDINAFFPDMDPRLFNAAEPDQRWPDRDRLPLGSSFRIWNMHPEQHCWSGNLPDWKARCFVLQKISSASEPEHEAFLEVDLRPTTVWFLPNIRHAILMYHGALPVAQSYAEDALAILPAMELPDQPKTKSYYREIFDQRNDMETGAVYLA
- a CDS encoding DUF3540 domain-containing protein, yielding MLVTRPQLPAYDPIQLVGHVLSIDNGICTVQCDGANWHCARALSCLVEPQIGDEVLVSGPDRDRVFLLAIIARPENTTVTLSVTGDMTIRSEAGTVKVHSAMLTHIHSDQAVKLTSPNHEQENDSAIMKIGQMNYLGKKLDAVLGSTNLFSNVIGLMSDSFKSVARLCFRHVKEVDHVRAQTIDYEAEKLTRVHGGYTTLTAQEVMKINGDQIHMS
- a CDS encoding DUF1428 domain-containing protein gives rise to the protein MKYVDGFVAAVPTANREAYIKHASEAAEVFKELGALSVVECWGDEVPDGKVTSFPMAVQCKPDETVVFAWITWPSKEVHDEGMKKMMEDPRMQPDVNPMPFDGKRLIFGGFVPVVNV
- a CDS encoding VOC family protein, yielding MNPQDKNGKLDYIEFTVSDIARSCKFYASAFGWSFKDYGPHYCEFTDGRFTGGFAQGEPVSPGGALVILYADNLAHMQARIERAGGRIIKPVFAFPGGRRFHFADPDGHELAVWSDQQD
- the rnhA gene encoding ribonuclease HI codes for the protein MDKPQVNIWTDGACKGNPGPGGWGVLLRQGPHEKTLFGGEAQTTNNRMEMMAVVEALRALKRSCNVTLHVDSQYVQKGICEWMAGWQARNWKTADKKPVKNVDLWLLLNEQVARHDVTWKWVKGHAGDPGNERADALANQGVDLVRKQKQSVQA
- a CDS encoding class I SAM-dependent methyltransferase, which encodes MKQIHSRIINLADWFNTDPGQRVIQWESSKFDQIVADSFGFNAVQVGLPDWNFLHHNRMRTKIILTDDSFNNCTHYPNTRFVQAQLDALPLASNSIDLLILPHILECADNPHLVLREAERVLVHEGRLIISGFNPWSLWGLRSRMPLRKPWMPVAASRQVSVTRLKDWMKLLSFEVDRGYFGCYTPACHTERWLNRWNFMNQAGDRWWPVAGAVYLLAAVKRAHGMTLIGPSWKGKKKKKFARGEAAISRRDVRQLFKEPHG
- the gloB gene encoding hydroxyacylglutathione hydrolase gives rise to the protein MTIKIWPISAFSDNYIWAIVQADQAVVVDPGDAAPVLAYLRDQGLTLSNILLTHHHADHVGGVAELVQRTGATVYGPPGPDIPCRDVQLREGDQVNLGIFGQFTVLEVPGHTLDHIAYFGQVDERNVLFCGDTLFATGCGRLFEGNSRQMQQSLDKFRKLPHNTSVYCAHEYTLGNIRWARTVDPHNPDLEQWQREAETLRNNNQATVPTSLEHELKTNPFMRTDEPVVITAAEQHVGHSLDHPENVLEVLREWKNQF